A region from the Sandaracinus amylolyticus genome encodes:
- a CDS encoding sigma-54-dependent transcriptional regulator, producing the protein MSTSDGRVLVVDDDAAFRFAMRKALGRLGYRVDEAAGGHEGVRKLEVGDPPDAALLDLRMDDLDGLEVLRRCSRVPTKFVVLTGHGTVDAAVQAMKLGAFSFLEKPVDADILQPLLDQAIAEARRGRGAASAGSAASDFAPPLVGTSAEMEEVRSFVARVGPTDETVALYGETGTGKEVVARHLHLRSPRESGRFVALNAACVPRDLFESELFGHKKGAFTGATGDRLGLFREANGGTLFIDELGELPLESQAKLLRALEERKVRGVGEAREIPVDVRIVAATNRDLWSEVQAGRFREDLYFRLQVFPLRLPPLRERVEDVPELAVHLLERIGGAPRRLAPDAIKALTSYEWPGNVRELLNVLRRASLFATGEVLDGELVRRMIAASVFAHPSATMARASTPVARVLAPSAPSSSDEEMSLAELERTHIERTLARMGGNITKAATSLGIDRRTLQRKLRGYGIAAGDE; encoded by the coding sequence GTGAGCACGAGCGATGGGCGCGTGCTGGTCGTCGACGACGACGCGGCGTTCCGCTTCGCGATGCGCAAGGCGCTCGGTCGCCTCGGCTATCGCGTCGACGAAGCGGCGGGCGGGCACGAGGGCGTGCGCAAGCTCGAGGTCGGCGATCCGCCGGACGCGGCGCTGCTCGATCTGCGCATGGACGATCTCGACGGGCTCGAGGTGCTGCGCCGGTGCTCGCGCGTGCCGACGAAGTTCGTCGTGCTCACCGGGCACGGCACGGTGGACGCGGCCGTGCAGGCGATGAAGCTCGGCGCGTTCTCGTTCCTCGAGAAGCCGGTCGACGCCGACATCCTCCAGCCGCTGCTCGATCAGGCGATCGCCGAGGCGCGTCGCGGTCGCGGCGCGGCGTCGGCGGGCAGCGCGGCGAGCGACTTCGCGCCGCCGCTCGTCGGCACGAGCGCGGAGATGGAGGAGGTGCGCTCGTTCGTCGCGCGCGTCGGGCCGACCGACGAGACGGTCGCGCTCTACGGCGAGACTGGCACCGGCAAGGAAGTCGTCGCGCGTCACCTGCACCTGCGCTCGCCGCGCGAGAGCGGGCGCTTCGTCGCGCTCAACGCCGCGTGCGTGCCGCGCGACCTCTTCGAGAGCGAGCTGTTCGGGCACAAGAAGGGCGCGTTCACCGGCGCGACGGGCGATCGCCTCGGGCTCTTCCGCGAGGCGAACGGCGGCACGCTCTTCATCGACGAGCTCGGCGAGCTGCCGCTCGAGTCGCAAGCGAAGCTGCTGCGAGCGCTCGAGGAGCGGAAGGTGCGCGGCGTCGGCGAGGCGCGCGAGATCCCGGTCGACGTGCGCATCGTCGCCGCGACGAACCGCGATCTGTGGAGCGAGGTCCAGGCGGGACGGTTCCGCGAGGACCTCTACTTCCGCCTGCAGGTGTTCCCGCTGCGCCTGCCTCCGCTGCGCGAGCGTGTCGAGGACGTGCCCGAGCTCGCGGTGCACCTGCTCGAGCGCATCGGGGGCGCGCCGCGTCGCCTCGCGCCCGACGCGATCAAGGCGCTGACGAGCTACGAGTGGCCGGGCAACGTGCGCGAGCTGCTCAACGTGCTGCGCCGCGCGTCGCTCTTCGCGACCGGCGAGGTGCTCGACGGAGAGCTCGTGCGGCGGATGATCGCGGCGAGCGTCTTCGCGCATCCCAGCGCGACGATGGCGCGCGCATCGACGCCGGTCGCGCGCGTGCTCGCGCCGAGCGCGCCGTCGTCGAGCGACGAGGAGATGAGCCTCGCGGAGCTCGAGCGGACGCACATCGAGCGGACGCTCGCGCGCATGGGCGGCAACATCACGAAGGCGGCGACGAGCCTCGGCATCGATCGTCGCACGCTGCAGCGAAAGCTGCGCGGCTACGGCATCGCCGCGGGGGACGAGTGA
- a CDS encoding MopE-related protein — protein MDASGSGDAGQDGGGSTADAGTDAGPPEGDAGPGEGLECEACEAEGDCAPGSHCIELGGGEGVCLRVCEPDLPDCATGFDCVEELLTTELPEPVCVPVGERCCVDGDGDHYGQGVGCDGADCDDATATTNPGATETCNATDDDCDGTADDGDASALCVRGAHVATAICTTGTCEIAMCEEGWDDCDAAADGCETSVRTTTDCGSCGMPCALPHATATCASGTCEIGACDAGWGDCNGMDADGCETELNTLDSCGACGVTCARPNAMTSCSTGTCAVVGCQPTFGNCDSQPTNGCETSTTTNAHCGGCNVACAPSRGTGDCSTGTCRVSSCQSNYADCNDSATDGCEAQLNTLANCGACGVACGGANASASCATGSCVLTCNPNFGNCDGNAANGCEADLRSLAHCGGCGMTCSLANASESCSTGTCTLGTCDSGYASCDANGANGCEVSHRGSASCGGAIDLGAYDGDLSCGTICGGNGSWDQFSSQSGRSSAWFRARSVEDSSCDADIEHRVRLVSPAGVDYDLYVYRACGGALIGSSTAGTGATDTVTFRESDDSNGDDGITYWIEVRYHSGSSCSNWTLTLEGHNC, from the coding sequence ATGGACGCCTCGGGGTCGGGCGATGCCGGCCAGGACGGCGGCGGGAGCACTGCCGACGCGGGCACCGACGCGGGCCCGCCCGAGGGCGACGCGGGCCCCGGCGAGGGCCTCGAGTGCGAGGCGTGCGAGGCCGAGGGCGACTGCGCGCCCGGCAGCCACTGCATCGAGCTCGGCGGCGGCGAGGGCGTGTGCCTCCGCGTGTGCGAGCCCGATCTGCCCGACTGCGCGACGGGCTTCGACTGCGTCGAAGAGCTCCTGACCACCGAGCTGCCCGAGCCCGTCTGCGTGCCCGTCGGTGAGCGCTGCTGCGTCGACGGCGACGGCGATCACTACGGTCAGGGCGTCGGATGCGACGGCGCCGACTGCGACGACGCGACCGCGACGACGAACCCCGGCGCGACCGAGACGTGCAACGCGACCGACGACGACTGCGACGGCACCGCGGACGACGGCGATGCGTCGGCGCTCTGCGTGCGCGGCGCGCACGTCGCGACCGCGATCTGCACGACGGGCACGTGCGAGATCGCGATGTGCGAAGAGGGCTGGGACGACTGCGACGCGGCCGCGGACGGCTGCGAGACCTCGGTGCGCACCACGACCGACTGCGGCTCGTGCGGCATGCCGTGCGCGTTGCCTCACGCGACCGCGACGTGCGCGTCGGGCACGTGCGAGATCGGCGCGTGCGACGCGGGGTGGGGCGACTGCAACGGGATGGACGCGGACGGCTGCGAGACCGAGCTCAACACGCTCGACTCGTGCGGCGCGTGCGGCGTGACCTGCGCGCGCCCGAACGCGATGACCTCGTGCTCGACGGGCACGTGCGCGGTCGTCGGGTGCCAGCCGACGTTCGGCAACTGCGACAGCCAGCCGACCAACGGCTGCGAGACGTCGACGACGACCAACGCGCACTGCGGCGGGTGCAACGTCGCGTGCGCGCCGTCGCGTGGCACGGGTGACTGCTCGACCGGGACGTGTCGCGTCAGCAGCTGCCAGTCGAACTACGCCGACTGCAACGACTCGGCGACCGACGGCTGCGAGGCGCAGCTCAACACGCTCGCGAACTGCGGCGCGTGCGGCGTGGCGTGCGGCGGCGCGAACGCGTCGGCGAGCTGTGCGACCGGCTCGTGCGTGCTCACCTGCAACCCCAACTTCGGCAACTGCGACGGCAACGCGGCGAACGGCTGCGAGGCCGATCTCCGCTCGCTCGCGCACTGCGGCGGCTGCGGCATGACCTGCTCGCTCGCGAACGCCTCCGAGAGCTGCAGCACCGGCACGTGCACGCTCGGCACCTGCGACTCCGGCTACGCGAGCTGCGACGCGAACGGCGCGAACGGCTGCGAGGTCTCGCACCGCGGCTCCGCGAGCTGCGGCGGCGCGATCGATCTCGGCGCGTACGACGGCGATCTCTCGTGCGGCACGATCTGCGGCGGCAACGGCTCGTGGGATCAGTTCTCGTCGCAGAGCGGCCGCTCGAGCGCGTGGTTCCGCGCGCGCAGCGTCGAGGACTCCTCGTGCGACGCGGACATCGAGCACCGCGTGAGGCTCGTCTCGCCGGCGGGCGTCGACTACGACCTCTACGTCTATCGCGCGTGCGGCGGTGCGCTGATCGGGAGCTCGACGGCGGGCACCGGCGCGACCGACACCGTGACGTTCCGCGAGTCCGACGACAGCAACGGCGACGACGGCATCACGTACTGGATCGAGGTGCGCTACCACAGCGGCTCGTCGTGCTCGAACTGGACGCTGACGCTCGAGGGTCACAACTGCTGA
- a CDS encoding DUF4735 domain-containing protein, which yields MAALLVAVGCGGGEVPRAERVSRAIDRALVYLHDTDHELGVDVLLAARAYGARTGDARVEPMVQHRLTRMPAREVERYGELLDLEIRPFSAPPRAPIASASRGPSDDEAGELAQRCSLDARECRLDDACRAYVAADDQRGYALTHQAFVLVVAHARECTLDIDVDARRAALAARLRAELAAAARVDDLYAERLAMLVAIGDTLEPAWIDALLDAQQPEGCFPSDHDTRCHPHATGLALWALSAAR from the coding sequence GTGGCGGCGCTCCTCGTCGCGGTCGGCTGCGGGGGCGGAGAGGTCCCTCGCGCCGAGCGCGTCTCGCGCGCGATCGACCGCGCGCTCGTGTACCTGCACGACACCGATCACGAGCTCGGCGTCGACGTGCTGCTCGCGGCGCGCGCGTACGGCGCGCGGACCGGCGACGCGCGCGTCGAGCCGATGGTGCAGCACCGGCTGACGCGCATGCCCGCCCGCGAGGTCGAGCGATACGGCGAGCTCCTCGATCTCGAGATCCGCCCGTTCTCCGCGCCACCGCGCGCTCCGATCGCCTCGGCATCGCGCGGACCGTCGGACGACGAGGCGGGCGAGCTCGCGCAGCGCTGCTCGCTCGACGCGCGCGAGTGCCGGCTCGACGACGCGTGCCGCGCCTACGTCGCCGCCGACGACCAGCGCGGCTACGCGCTCACCCACCAGGCGTTCGTCCTCGTGGTCGCGCACGCGCGCGAGTGCACGCTCGACATCGACGTGGACGCTCGCCGCGCCGCGCTCGCCGCGCGGCTGCGCGCGGAGCTCGCCGCCGCGGCGCGGGTCGACGATCTCTACGCCGAGCGCCTGGCGATGCTCGTCGCGATCGGAGACACACTCGAGCCGGCGTGGATCGACGCGCTGCTCGATGCGCAACAGCCCGAAGGCTGCTTCCCCTCCGATCACGACACGCGCTGCCATCCGCACGCGACCGGCCTCGCGCTCTGGGCGCTCTCGGCCGCGCGCTAG
- a CDS encoding sigma 54-interacting transcriptional regulator, with translation MPDSTLDLTRDLADLATLAASEEADVDDLLRRGLDWLAKLAPYDLACVFELEGEQLVVRAMRGPLARAEVRSHRLDLDAFPTIREALETRRARAYTEDDHAHGDGDPFDGVIDLPAGHACMVVPLAAGERPFGVLSLDRRECVTYPQSVVDLVEIYGRILALAIRSAEQSASLARLGAQSREHARLLEERLEGGEQGGVLETSASPAVRELARKARQVAGTSTPVLILGETGTGKERLAHAIHRWSARRERPFVVVNCAAIPEGLLESELFGHDRGAFTGATRERSGRFRTANGGTLFLDEIGELPLELQAKLLRVLQTGELQAVGSDRTIKVDVRIVAATHVDLARAVQEGRFREDLYYRLDVFPLRLPALRERLEDLPALCDHLLSEQRARTSRRGVHVTSEGIEALARHRWPGNIRELANVLERAAILSASGALGPVDLGMSERAPVSTKKTRGGDGELVSLAENERRHIAAVLRATEGRIYGERGAAKILGVPPSTLQSRMKKLGMDPASAR, from the coding sequence GTGCCGGACTCCACGCTCGATCTCACCCGCGATCTCGCCGACCTCGCGACCCTCGCCGCGAGCGAAGAGGCCGACGTCGACGACCTGCTGCGACGCGGGCTCGACTGGCTCGCGAAGCTCGCTCCGTACGACCTCGCGTGCGTGTTCGAGCTCGAGGGAGAGCAGCTCGTCGTGCGCGCGATGCGCGGTCCGCTGGCGCGCGCGGAGGTGCGCTCGCATCGCCTCGACCTCGACGCGTTCCCGACGATCCGCGAGGCGCTCGAGACGCGCCGCGCGCGCGCGTACACCGAGGACGATCACGCGCACGGCGACGGCGATCCCTTCGACGGCGTGATCGATCTGCCGGCGGGCCACGCCTGCATGGTCGTGCCGCTCGCGGCGGGGGAGCGCCCGTTCGGCGTGCTCTCGCTCGATCGGCGCGAGTGCGTGACCTACCCGCAGAGCGTCGTCGACCTCGTCGAGATCTACGGGCGCATCCTCGCGCTCGCGATCCGCAGCGCGGAGCAGAGCGCGTCGCTGGCGCGGCTGGGCGCGCAGAGCCGCGAGCACGCGCGCCTGCTCGAGGAACGGCTCGAGGGCGGCGAACAAGGCGGTGTGCTCGAGACGAGCGCGAGCCCCGCGGTGCGCGAGCTCGCCCGCAAGGCGCGACAGGTCGCGGGCACGAGCACGCCGGTGCTGATCCTCGGCGAGACCGGCACCGGCAAGGAGCGCCTCGCGCACGCGATCCATCGCTGGAGCGCGCGGCGCGAGCGGCCCTTCGTCGTGGTGAACTGCGCGGCGATCCCCGAGGGGCTGCTCGAGAGCGAGCTCTTCGGGCACGACCGCGGCGCGTTCACCGGCGCGACGCGCGAGCGCAGCGGGCGCTTCCGCACCGCGAACGGCGGGACGCTGTTCCTCGACGAGATCGGCGAGCTGCCGCTCGAGCTGCAGGCGAAGCTGCTGCGCGTGCTGCAGACCGGCGAGCTCCAGGCGGTCGGCAGCGATCGCACGATCAAGGTCGACGTGCGCATCGTCGCCGCGACGCACGTCGACCTCGCGCGCGCGGTGCAGGAAGGCCGCTTCCGCGAGGACCTGTACTACCGGCTGGACGTGTTCCCGCTGCGACTGCCCGCGCTGCGCGAGCGGCTCGAGGATCTGCCCGCGCTCTGCGACCACTTGCTCTCGGAGCAGCGTGCGCGCACCTCGCGTCGCGGCGTGCACGTGACGAGCGAGGGCATCGAGGCGCTCGCGCGGCATCGCTGGCCCGGCAACATCCGCGAGCTCGCGAACGTGCTCGAGCGCGCGGCGATCCTCAGCGCGAGCGGCGCGCTCGGGCCGGTCGATCTCGGGATGAGCGAGCGGGCGCCGGTGAGCACGAAGAAGACGCGCGGCGGCGACGGAGAGCTCGTGTCGCTCGCGGAGAACGAGCGGCGTCACATCGCCGCGGTGCTGCGCGCGACCGAAGGGCGCATCTACGGCGAGCGGGGCGCGGCGAAGATCCTCGGCGTGCCTCCGAGCACGCTGCAGTCGCGCATGAAGAAGCTCGGGATGGATCCGGCGAGCGCGCGTTAG
- a CDS encoding peroxiredoxin has protein sequence MLTVGDKLPAFSLQSVVSLDEGREFETLSERSHAGRWQVLFFWPMDFTFICPTEIAEFGRRHRDFTDRDAVILGASTDTHYVHLAWRKQHPDLRALPFPMLADTKRELSQALGILHKQDGVPLRATFIVDPDGIIRWASVNDLSVGRSVDEVLRVLDALQTDELCPCNWKKGDETLTPKKEAA, from the coding sequence ATGTTGACCGTCGGAGACAAGCTTCCCGCCTTCTCGCTCCAGTCCGTCGTCTCGCTCGACGAGGGCCGCGAGTTCGAGACCCTCAGCGAGCGCAGCCACGCCGGACGCTGGCAGGTGCTCTTCTTCTGGCCGATGGACTTCACGTTCATCTGCCCGACCGAGATCGCCGAGTTCGGTCGCCGTCATCGCGACTTCACCGATCGCGACGCGGTGATCCTCGGCGCGAGCACCGACACCCACTACGTCCACCTCGCGTGGCGCAAGCAGCACCCCGATCTGCGCGCGCTGCCCTTCCCGATGCTCGCCGACACCAAGCGCGAGCTCAGCCAGGCGCTCGGCATCCTGCACAAGCAGGACGGCGTGCCGCTCCGCGCGACGTTCATCGTCGATCCCGACGGCATCATCCGCTGGGCCTCGGTGAACGACCTCTCGGTCGGCCGCAGCGTCGACGAGGTGCTGCGCGTGCTCGACGCGCTGCAGACCGACGAGCTCTGCCCGTGCAACTGGAAGAAGGGCGACGAGACCCTCACGCCGAAGAAGGAGGCCGCGTGA
- a CDS encoding carboxymuconolactone decarboxylase family protein, which produces MSPLSPTAEAATIDVERIRDALPEAASDLRLNLQSVLGDGALTPVQRYGVAIACAYASRESDLVRALITTARAHVEPALLDPAIDDARAAAALMGMNNVYYRFRHLVAKESYSQMPARLRMQRIARTKGPKLDFELFCLAVSAIGNCETCIRSHEDVLTKGGVTEAAIHDAVRIAATVHGVAVALST; this is translated from the coding sequence GTGAGCCCGCTCTCGCCGACCGCCGAGGCCGCGACGATCGACGTGGAGCGCATCCGTGACGCGCTCCCCGAGGCCGCCTCGGATCTGCGCCTGAACCTGCAGAGCGTGCTCGGAGACGGCGCGCTCACGCCGGTGCAGCGCTACGGCGTCGCGATCGCGTGCGCCTACGCATCGCGCGAGAGCGATCTCGTGCGCGCGCTGATCACCACCGCTCGGGCCCACGTCGAGCCCGCGCTCCTCGATCCCGCGATCGACGACGCGCGCGCCGCCGCGGCGCTCATGGGCATGAACAACGTCTACTACCGCTTCCGACACCTCGTCGCGAAGGAGTCGTACTCGCAGATGCCGGCGCGGCTGCGCATGCAGCGCATCGCGCGCACGAAGGGACCGAAGCTCGACTTCGAGCTCTTCTGCCTCGCGGTCTCTGCGATCGGCAACTGCGAGACGTGCATCCGCTCGCACGAGGACGTGCTGACGAAGGGCGGCGTCACCGAGGCCGCGATCCACGACGCCGTCCGCATCGCCGCGACGGTCCACGGCGTCGCGGTCGCGCTCTCCACGTGA
- a CDS encoding Dps family protein, which translates to MEPRIGIDDGRRSTAETGRREISEIVTHVMADTYVLYFQTQSFHWNVRGPHFHALHKMFEEQYDQLAEAVDELAERVRALGALAPTSLGQIASIARIPLDHGAPGARGMVEILLRGHEHLARDTRRAAEIAEESGDGVTHDMLIGRAEEHEKTAWMLRATLDE; encoded by the coding sequence ATGGAACCCCGAATCGGTATCGACGACGGCCGCCGCTCCACGGCGGAGACCGGACGCCGCGAGATCAGCGAGATCGTCACGCACGTGATGGCCGACACCTACGTGCTCTATTTCCAGACCCAGTCGTTCCACTGGAACGTGCGCGGCCCGCACTTCCACGCGCTCCACAAGATGTTCGAGGAGCAGTACGACCAGCTCGCCGAGGCGGTCGACGAGCTCGCGGAGCGCGTGCGCGCGCTCGGCGCGCTGGCGCCGACCTCGCTCGGGCAGATCGCGAGCATCGCGCGCATCCCGCTCGATCACGGCGCGCCCGGTGCGCGCGGGATGGTCGAGATCCTGCTCCGCGGTCACGAGCACCTCGCGCGCGACACGCGACGCGCCGCGGAGATCGCGGAGGAGAGCGGCGACGGCGTGACCCACGACATGCTGATCGGGCGCGCCGAGGAGCACGAGAAGACCGCCTGGATGCTCCGCGCGACGCTCGACGAGTGA
- a CDS encoding winged helix DNA-binding domain-containing protein, which yields MPKKASNAPVLSRRAVGRATLARQMLLAREKTSSLDAIERLIGVQAQLPRPPFVGLWSRVEGFRREELAELLRRREVVRATSLRTTLHLMSARDYVALRGVLAPVLARALASITKARGATLDVDQLVAEARPFFAAQPRDFEAVRAHLAALHPDADDRAMGYAIRTSLPLVQVPTDDAWSFPAQADFALADAWLGTTIDARETAPDALVRRYLAAYGPASVADAQAWTGLGGLRPTFDAMQDELRVFADERGRELFDLEGAPHPGEDASAPLRFLPEWDGAIVARADERFVAAEHRQHVFLSALRVAPTVLIDGTVAATWKIDRKKTGATLTVTPFDTIAKKVRAELEQEADALLAFHEPDAPKRALKIAGA from the coding sequence ATGCCGAAGAAGGCCTCGAACGCTCCGGTTCTGTCGCGACGCGCGGTCGGTCGCGCGACGCTCGCGCGCCAGATGCTCCTCGCGCGCGAGAAGACGAGCTCGCTCGACGCGATCGAGCGCTTGATCGGCGTGCAGGCGCAGCTCCCGCGGCCGCCGTTCGTCGGGCTGTGGTCGCGCGTCGAGGGCTTTCGTCGCGAGGAGCTCGCCGAGCTGCTGCGACGACGTGAGGTGGTGCGCGCGACCTCGCTGCGCACGACGCTGCACCTGATGAGCGCGCGCGACTACGTCGCGCTGCGCGGCGTGCTCGCGCCGGTGCTCGCGCGCGCGCTCGCGTCGATCACGAAGGCGCGCGGCGCGACGCTCGACGTCGATCAGCTGGTCGCCGAGGCGCGCCCGTTCTTCGCGGCGCAGCCGCGCGACTTCGAGGCGGTGCGCGCGCACCTCGCGGCGCTGCATCCCGACGCCGACGATCGCGCGATGGGCTACGCGATCCGAACGTCGCTGCCGCTGGTGCAGGTGCCGACCGACGATGCGTGGTCGTTCCCGGCGCAGGCCGACTTCGCGCTCGCGGACGCGTGGCTCGGCACGACGATCGACGCGCGCGAGACCGCGCCGGACGCGCTGGTGCGCCGCTACCTCGCGGCGTACGGCCCGGCGAGCGTCGCCGACGCGCAGGCGTGGACGGGGCTCGGCGGTCTGCGCCCGACGTTCGACGCGATGCAGGACGAGCTGCGCGTCTTCGCCGACGAGCGCGGCCGCGAGCTCTTCGACCTCGAGGGCGCGCCGCACCCCGGCGAGGATGCGAGCGCGCCGCTGCGCTTCCTGCCCGAGTGGGACGGCGCGATCGTCGCGCGCGCCGACGAGCGCTTCGTCGCGGCGGAGCACCGCCAGCACGTCTTCCTGAGCGCGCTCCGCGTCGCGCCGACGGTGCTGATCGACGGCACGGTCGCGGCGACGTGGAAGATCGATCGCAAGAAGACCGGCGCGACGCTGACGGTCACGCCGTTCGACACGATCGCGAAGAAGGTGCGCGCGGAGCTCGAGCAGGAGGCCGACGCGCTCCTCGCGTTCCACGAGCCCGACGCGCCGAAGCGCGCGCTCAAGATCGCCGGCGCCTGA
- a CDS encoding RNA polymerase sigma factor: MIALTAPLPSLPRAATSARSGRGTIEDSLEGRASRGDRRALEALLREHARAVHDLCRYLAGPTEGRDAAQESLEKIVTSIARFDPTKGSFRGWALTLARNVCRDRLRRRGLERRTFVGEGDEVTATTASEAPDVERVALARIESRRLAAALETLPEGMRLAIVLFHVHDSTYEEIATALEIPIGTVMTWLHRGRKRLRVALESDTTTGGEP; encoded by the coding sequence ATGATCGCGCTCACCGCTCCCTTGCCCTCGCTCCCGCGCGCGGCAACCTCGGCTCGGTCGGGGAGAGGCACCATCGAAGACTCGCTCGAAGGCCGCGCGTCGCGCGGCGATCGTCGCGCGCTCGAGGCGCTCCTGCGCGAGCACGCGCGGGCGGTGCACGACCTCTGCCGCTACCTCGCCGGTCCGACCGAGGGGCGCGACGCCGCGCAGGAGTCGCTCGAGAAGATCGTCACCTCGATCGCGCGCTTCGATCCCACCAAGGGCTCGTTCCGCGGCTGGGCGCTCACCCTCGCGCGCAACGTGTGCCGCGATCGCCTGCGCCGCCGCGGGCTCGAGCGTCGCACCTTCGTCGGCGAGGGCGACGAGGTCACCGCGACCACCGCGAGCGAGGCGCCCGACGTCGAGCGCGTCGCGCTCGCGCGCATCGAGAGCCGCCGCCTCGCCGCCGCGCTCGAGACGCTTCCAGAGGGGATGAGGCTCGCGATCGTCCTCTTCCACGTGCACGATTCGACGTACGAGGAGATCGCGACGGCCCTCGAGATCCCGATCGGGACGGTGATGACCTGGCTCCATCGCGGCAGGAAGCGCTTGCGTGTCGCGCTCGAGAGCGACACCACGACGGGAGGCGAGCCGTGA
- a CDS encoding DUF4832 domain-containing protein — MKRALVLAALLGACGGHDDAPRDASTSFFDHPTFDAGPADAPGRAVSWTESDAPLLGPERGFYRYVDIASDRDFAFVREGGDTLVYSYVRLDAYRDGPIAERSLDDVQDGLDAARDAGIKVILRFAYNEGPYPDSEPDAPLERVLAHITQVTPLLRANEDVIALVQAGFVGAWGEWHTSTNGLDDDPDARRAILEALLDALPASRSTQLRYPAYKEAIYGEPLEARDASDESRVGHHNDCFVASDSDMGTYPEGERDRWVAYVGADTRFVPMGGETCAVFPSRSTCAFVPGEMERLHFSFINRDYHPEVVASWASGGCEDEIEARLGYRFVLVDGELPEAVRPGGSFRLRVSVRNEGYAAPFNPRPVWLALDGVGAVAIPESDVRRWAAGETSELDVRVRLPASVPAGEHAIALWMPDASERIAARPEYAIRTANEGTWDAEHGWNVLGTIRIDDGAQGGSDAGATALTILE; from the coding sequence GTGAAGCGCGCGCTGGTGCTCGCCGCGCTGCTCGGCGCGTGCGGCGGACACGACGACGCGCCCCGGGATGCGTCGACGAGCTTCTTCGATCACCCGACGTTCGACGCCGGGCCCGCCGATGCGCCCGGTCGCGCGGTGTCGTGGACCGAGAGCGACGCGCCGCTGCTCGGCCCCGAGCGCGGCTTCTATCGCTACGTCGACATCGCGAGCGACCGCGACTTCGCGTTCGTGCGCGAGGGCGGCGACACGCTCGTCTACAGCTACGTGCGGCTCGACGCGTACCGCGACGGGCCGATCGCGGAGAGATCGCTCGACGACGTGCAGGACGGGCTCGATGCGGCGCGCGACGCAGGCATCAAGGTGATCCTCCGCTTCGCGTACAACGAGGGCCCCTACCCCGACTCCGAGCCCGACGCGCCGCTCGAGCGCGTGCTCGCGCACATCACGCAGGTCACGCCGCTGCTGCGCGCGAACGAAGACGTGATCGCGCTCGTGCAGGCAGGCTTCGTCGGCGCGTGGGGCGAGTGGCACACGTCGACGAACGGCCTCGACGACGATCCCGACGCGCGACGCGCGATCCTCGAAGCGCTGCTCGACGCGCTGCCCGCGAGCCGCAGCACGCAGCTTCGTTATCCCGCGTACAAAGAGGCGATCTACGGCGAGCCGCTCGAGGCGCGCGACGCGAGCGACGAGTCGCGCGTCGGGCACCACAACGACTGCTTCGTCGCCAGCGACAGCGACATGGGCACGTACCCCGAGGGCGAGCGCGATCGGTGGGTCGCGTACGTCGGCGCCGACACGCGCTTCGTGCCGATGGGCGGCGAGACGTGCGCGGTGTTCCCGTCGCGCTCGACGTGCGCGTTCGTGCCCGGCGAGATGGAGCGATTGCACTTCTCGTTCATCAACCGCGACTACCACCCCGAGGTCGTCGCGTCGTGGGCGAGCGGCGGGTGCGAGGACGAGATCGAGGCGCGCCTCGGCTATCGCTTCGTGCTCGTCGACGGCGAGCTGCCCGAGGCGGTGCGCCCCGGCGGCTCCTTCCGGCTGCGCGTGAGCGTGCGCAACGAGGGCTATGCCGCGCCCTTCAACCCGCGCCCGGTGTGGCTCGCCCTCGACGGGGTCGGCGCGGTCGCGATCCCGGAGAGCGACGTGCGCCGCTGGGCCGCGGGCGAGACCAGCGAGCTCGACGTGAGGGTCCGACTGCCCGCATCGGTGCCCGCGGGCGAGCACGCGATCGCGCTGTGGATGCCCGATGCGAGCGAGCGGATCGCGGCGCGCCCCGAGTACGCGATCCGCACCGCGAACGAAGGAACGTGGGACGCCGAGCACGGGTGGAACGTCCTCGGGACGATCCGGATCGACGATGGGGCGCAGGGCGGATCGGATGCTGGCGCGACGGCGCTCACGATCCTGGAGTGA